GTCTGATCGAGGCAGTCAAGATTACAAAATCGTGAACGGCGCCCCCTAAAACGACGCCAATAATCAGCCAGAGCAGGCCCGGTAAAAAACCAAACTGGGCAGCGAGTACCGGTCCAATCAAAGGCCCCGCCCCGCTGATGGCGGCAAAGTGATGTCCAAACAAAACCCATTTGTTGGTAGGGATATAGTTTTGCCCATCAAAATGGGTGTGGGCTGGAGTTTGCCGGCTATCGTCTAAGACCAGCACTTTTGCAGCAATGAAAGCAGAGTAATAACGATAGGCCAGGGTGAAAATACAAATAGTACCAATGACGATGGGGAGTGCATTCATATAGGGTGGAAGTAAGCACATCCAGCTAATCCTTCCATTTGCTGCGGAACTCGCTGCCGCTCAGACAGTCCTCGCAAATTACAGGATTAGCTGGATGTGCTTACTTTTTTAGTTAGTGTTAGTAACAAGAAATTTTCTGACAAATTGAAGTGAGTCTGTCTTCCATCTCTTGTTTGTTTTTTTTAGGAAGACCTTGCACCTGCAAGGCCTGTCTTATTTTTTGAAGCGCTTCAGTATATTTTTGAGAATAAAAGTCAATGTTTGCACTCCAGTAAGAAGCCTCAGCTTTTTGAAGATTATGAAACAGAGGGTTGAATTCGAGGGACTTTGCAAAATATTTTTGGGCCTGATCATTTAAACTGAGGTCCTGTGAAATTCTTCCTGCATGGTAGTAACCTAAAAACGAATACTCTGGATGACAATGATTTGGGTTTTTTTCACACCAAGTACCCAATTTTAAAAAACCACTCAAGCCCTCTGTTTTGTCTTTCTTTTCACTGATATTGGCTCGGTAAAATTTTAATTCCGGATTGTTCGGAAATATTTTTTCCATTTGTGTCAAATATTGAAGGGCCGTCTCATATTGTTTTTCAAAATCACTGTACACATTTACCAGGGCATAGAGACTGTCGTAATAGAAAGGCAATTGGGGATCGAGAGAGTATTTTAATTCTGTTAAACCCAAATCTTTATCGCCTTTAATACCGAGTAAGCCCCGAAAACTTTTCAGCCAGGGAGGTATTTGATCGGCCAGATAATGAAAGCCTCCCAGGGCCAGCAACGCGTCTTTTCGCGAGGGATCCAGCTTAATCGCCTTCTCCAAATACTTTTGACATTTTTTTCCTGTGAGGACGGCATCCAGATTTTTTCCCAGGTCCGAATATTTTCGACCTAAGAAGAGATAGCTGTTTCCCAGATTAATGAGCTTGTCTACATTCTCTGGATCGCTATCCCAGAGATGAAAGGCCAGGTCATTGGCTTGTTTATAAATTTCCAAAATTTCTTTTTGAGAATTTCTTCCTTCCCAATCCAGGGTAGCCTTCCAATCGAGTACCACGGCCTTTACGAAAAGTCCGTTGGGATCTTCAGGATTTTGGGCGATGTAAGCGTTGATGAGTGGAAGGGCTTGGGCAGTCTCAGCTGCATAGGCAAGGCGCGAGGCCTCGAGGAGATTGGGGTTCCAGTCTTTGGCAAAGAGGGGAGAGGGAAAAAAAAGGATGAGGAATAGGATAATTTTTTGGAAATAGATCATTGAGCTTTCGTTCAAAAATAATTAAACCACACTATTCCTCAAACTCCCAATCCCCTCAATTTTCACTTCCACCACATCTCCCGATTTCATCGTGCAAGTCCCTCCAGGAGATCCAGTGCTGATCACATCTCCTGGATATAAGGTCATCATGTGCGAAACAAAGGAGACGAGTTTTGGAACTCCAAAAATCATTTCTTTGGTGTTGGAGTTTTGTTTGAGTTCACCATTCAGGTAAGTTTGAATCGTCAAATTCGACGGGTCCAGTTGAGTTTCTACCCAAGGGCCCATGCAAGCAAAGGTGTCGAAGGATTTGGCGCGACAAAACTGGCTGTCTCTGCGCTGCAGGTCTCTTGCGGTCACATCGTTGAAACAGGTGTATCCCATCAGAGAAGAGAGCGCTTCCTCCTCGGAAACATTTTTGGCCAGTTTTCCAATTACTAAAGCCAGTTCGCCTTCCAGTTCGATCTGATTTGAAAAGGGGGTGAGTTCAATGGGATCTCCGGGATGATTGAGGGCCGACGGTGCTTTCAAGAAAATCAGCGGTTCTACGGGTTGGGGAAGCTTCATTTCGCGAATGTGGTCGTGATAGTTCAAACCCACACAGATAATTTTGGAGGGAAAACTGGGGGCCAGAAGTTTTACATCCGCTAGAGGAACTACATTGTTTTGGGTGCCGTTTAGTGTACGTACGGTTTCATTTTCTAAAACACCATAGCTCTGTTCGTTTTGATACGCGAAGCGGATGAGTTTCATTTGGTTTCCTTTGTTGTAAAAATTACTTCAAGCCCAATACATCTTGCATGTTATAAAGACCTGGTTTTTTGTCCACTACCCATTCTGCCGCCCGCAGAGCGCCTTGCGCAAAGGTGTCGCGTGAAGAAGCGCGATGCGTAATTTCCAGACGTTCTCCAATACCGGCAAAATAGACGGTATGATCGCCCACGACATCGCCGCCGCGCAAGGTTTGGATACCAATTTCTCCTGCCTTGCGTTCGCCTATCATTCCGTGGCGGGAGTACACGGCATCTTTTTCCAAATTGCGGCCTGCCGCTTTGGCCAAGACTTCCGCGGTGGTCATTGCTGTTCCGGAGGGGGCATCTTTTTTCAGGCGATGATGCATCTCCACGACTTCAATATCATAGGCGGGCCCTAAAGCCCGTGTGGCTTGCTCCAACAATTTCCACATCACATTGACGCCGATGCTCATGTTGCTGGAAAAGACGATGGGGATTGATTTTGCGGCCTCTTCGATTTGCTGGCGTTCTTTGAGATTGAAGCCGGTGGTGCCAATGACGAGAGGGACTTTAGAGCTCATCGCAAGCTTTAAATTTTCCAAGCTGGCATCCGCATGGCTAAAATCGATGATGACATTTCCTGTAGAAATGACGTCTTTCAAGTTAGTGAAGCAAATCAGCCCTTCTACTGTTTGAGCTGTTTTTTTATCGACACAGGCGGCTAATGTTATTTTTGGATTTTCTTTTGAGAGTGCCGCAATCCGTTGTCCCATACGACCTGCAGCACCACAGAGAATTAGATTCATAGCATCTCTTTCTTGTATAAAAATTAGATTAATTTATTCTTTTTGAGAATGGCAGATAGTTTCTCTTTATTTTCTTTTTTAAGTGTAACCAGAGGCAATCGAATCTCCTCACCACAAAATCCCATCAAGGCCAAAGCGGTTTTCACTGGGGAAGGATTGGTTTCGACAAACATCACATCGTTGATTTCCAGCAATTGATAATGCAATTCACGAGCGCGTTTCATGTTTCCTTTTTGAGCTTCATTCCACAATTCTGCACATTGCTTCGGAAGAATATTCGCGGTTACCGAAATAGCGCCTTGGGCGCCGATGGCGTACAAGGGCCAGGTGAGGGCATCTTCTCCGGAGTAGACGCCAAAATCTTTGGGACAAGCGGCGATCACTTCGCTCGCTTGAATGAGATTTCCGGTGGCTTCTTTAATGCCGACGATATTTTTTCTCTCCGCGAGTTTGGCAATGGTAGAAGGTAGCAGGTTGATCCCCGTCCGCCCTGGAATATTATAGAGCACTTGGGGAATATCCACTGCATCGGCTATCGCTCCAAAATGTTGAAGCAAACCTTCCTGAGTGGGCTTGTTATAATAGGGACAAATCAGCAAAGCCCCATCTGCCCCAGCTTTTCTGGCATTTTGTGTGAGCCGTATGGCTTCACTTGTGGAGTTGGACCCCGTGCCTGCTAGTACCTTGGCCCGCTTGTGACTGTATTCGACCGTGAGGGCAATCACACGGTCATGTTCTTCATGAGAAAGGGTGGCCGATTCTCCTGTGGTCCCGCAGGGGACGAGGACAGAAGTTCCATTCTCAATTTGAAAGTCGATTAATTTTTTCAATGCCACCTCGTCGAGTTTCCCCTCTTTGAAAGGGGTGATGAGGGCGACCATGCTGCCTTGAAATAAAGTTGTCATAAAGTTTCCTAAATCTCAATTTCCCCATTAAAAACTTCTGTTCCCGGCCCAGTCATATACACCCGATTGTCTTTTTCGCTCCACACAATATCCAGATTGCCGCCAGGGAGCTGGGCTTGTACCTTACGATTGGTAAAACCGTTCAAGATACTTGCGACGACGGCTCCACAGGCCCCTGTGCCGCAAGCCATTGTTGCACCTGCGCCGCGTTCCCACACCCGTAGTTTGATGGTGTTTTTGTCGATCACCTGAACAAATTCAACGTTTGTTTTCTTGGGAAATAAGGCATCGGTCTCGATTTTAGAGCCCATCTTTTTCAGAGGGACTTCCTCCACGTTTTGCACAAAGAGCACGCAGTGAGGGTTGCCCATGCTGACACAAGTAATCGGATGAGTTTCTCCGCCGAGTTCCACATTTTTTCCAATCACCATGCCTTCCAGATTTACTGGAATTTCCGAGGCCTTCAAAATAGGTTCTCCCATATCCACCTCCACCAGATTGCCCACTATCTTGGGTTTCTTGATGCCTCCCAAGGTTTCTACCGTCATGGAATCATTTTTTACCAGACCATGTTTTTTTGCGAATAAAGCCAAGCAGCGGATTCCATTGCCGCACATTTCTACTTCGGAACCATCTGCATTATAAATCTGCATGCGTAAATCGGCGACTTCGGAAGGGCGAACAATTATGAGCTGATCGCAGCCAATCCCCAAGCGGCGTTCGCAAAGAGATTTTGCTTTTTGTTCGATTTCGTTTAATTTCTGACCCACTGCATTGAGCATGATAAAATCATTACCCAGTCCATGCCATTTTTCAAAATGGAGCTTCATGAGGTTTCCTTAATTGAGAGAATTTATTTTAGTGGATCTCCACCCGCCAGTGAACAGAACCACTCATAATCAATCAATTCCTTAATACTTGGATGATCACCGCAGACAGGACAGGCGGGGTCACGGCGGAGTTTTAATTCCTTGAATTTCATTTTTAGGGCATCGAAAGTCAGCAATCTGCCGATTAAAGGTTCGCCTTTGCCTAAAATCAATTTGAGGACTTCAATGGTTTGGGCCGTGCCTAAAATTCCGGGAAGTGCCCCAAATACTCCGGCTTCCTGGCAGGAGGGGGCCATTTCTGGAGGGGGAGGTTCGGGATAGAGGCAGCGGTAGCAAGGGCCTCCATTTGCGGAGTCAAAAACGGTGATCTGTCCATCAAAGCGGAAGATGCTTCCATCCACCAACGGCTTTTTTAAAAACACACAGGCATCATTCACCAAATAGCGGGTGGGGAAGTTGTCGCAGCCGTTGACGATAATGTCGTAGTCTTGGATGATTTCCGTGATGTTATCCCGAGAAAGTTTTTCATTATAGGTGATTACGTTAATATCTGAGTTTAAAGCCTTTAAAGTTTGTTTTGCAGATTCTACTTTTAATTCCCCGACGCGTTCTTCGTTGTGCAAAATCTGTCGTTGAAGATTGCTTTTGTCCACCACGTCGTGATCGATAATCCCAAGGGTTCCAATGCCTGCAGCAGCCAGGTAATAGGCACAGGGAGATCCCAGGCCGCCGGCACCCACCAGGAAAACTTTTGCATCCAATAATTTTAACTGACCTGCTTCGCCCACTTCGGGCATGAGCAAATGCCGCGCATAGCGATCAAGCTGGGATTTATTCAGCGAGCGTTGAACCTTGGTGGGTAGGCCCTGCGAGGCCCAGCCGGAATAACCGCCAATCAAAGAGTGTACTTTTTCGTATCCCAAATCTTTGAGACTCTTCGCTGCCAAGGCAGAGCGATTGCCTCCTGCACAATACAGCACAATCTCGTCGCTTTTATTGGGGACCTGATCTTCGATTTTGAGTTCCAGAAATCCTCTGGGAATCAGCTTGGCGCCTGGAATGATGCCCTTTTCCTGTTCGTCTTTTTCGCGGACATCCACGAGGTGCATGTTCCTCTTTTGGTCTATCCAGCTTTTTAGTTCAGGGGCTTTAATTTCAGAAATTTGTTTTTTGGTCTGGGAGAGTAGTTCTTGAATGTTGGGCATATTTGGCTCCGTGGATTTGTTAAGGTCTCTCGGGATATAGGAAGAGGAGGGGGGCTATGTCAAGATTCCACTCAGTCTGTATCCCTAAGATTTCTCTAGAACTTCTCTTTTTTGAGCTCCATTTTAGAGAAAATCTCATAGGCA
Above is a genomic segment from Deltaproteobacteria bacterium containing:
- a CDS encoding 4-hydroxy-tetrahydrodipicolinate synthase, with amino-acid sequence MTTLFQGSMVALITPFKEGKLDEVALKKLIDFQIENGTSVLVPCGTTGESATLSHEEHDRVIALTVEYSHKRAKVLAGTGSNSTSEAIRLTQNARKAGADGALLICPYYNKPTQEGLLQHFGAIADAVDIPQVLYNIPGRTGINLLPSTIAKLAERKNIVGIKEATGNLIQASEVIAACPKDFGVYSGEDALTWPLYAIGAQGAISVTANILPKQCAELWNEAQKGNMKRARELHYQLLEINDVMFVETNPSPVKTALALMGFCGEEIRLPLVTLKKENKEKLSAILKKNKLI
- a CDS encoding 4-hydroxy-tetrahydrodipicolinate reductase, whose amino-acid sequence is MNLILCGAAGRMGQRIAALSKENPKITLAACVDKKTAQTVEGLICFTNLKDVISTGNVIIDFSHADASLENLKLAMSSKVPLVIGTTGFNLKERQQIEEAAKSIPIVFSSNMSIGVNVMWKLLEQATRALGPAYDIEVVEMHHRLKKDAPSGTAMTTAEVLAKAAGRNLEKDAVYSRHGMIGERKAGEIGIQTLRGGDVVGDHTVYFAGIGERLEITHRASSRDTFAQGALRAAEWVVDKKPGLYNMQDVLGLK
- a CDS encoding diaminopimelate epimerase, coding for MKLHFEKWHGLGNDFIMLNAVGQKLNEIEQKAKSLCERRLGIGCDQLIIVRPSEVADLRMQIYNADGSEVEMCGNGIRCLALFAKKHGLVKNDSMTVETLGGIKKPKIVGNLVEVDMGEPILKASEIPVNLEGMVIGKNVELGGETHPITCVSMGNPHCVLFVQNVEEVPLKKMGSKIETDALFPKKTNVEFVQVIDKNTIKLRVWERGAGATMACGTGACGAVVASILNGFTNRKVQAQLPGGNLDIVWSEKDNRVYMTGPGTEVFNGEIEI
- a CDS encoding fumarylacetoacetate hydrolase family protein, which encodes MKLIRFAYQNEQSYGVLENETVRTLNGTQNNVVPLADVKLLAPSFPSKIICVGLNYHDHIREMKLPQPVEPLIFLKAPSALNHPGDPIELTPFSNQIELEGELALVIGKLAKNVSEEEALSSLMGYTCFNDVTARDLQRRDSQFCRAKSFDTFACMGPWVETQLDPSNLTIQTYLNGELKQNSNTKEMIFGVPKLVSFVSHMMTLYPGDVISTGSPGGTCTMKSGDVVEVKIEGIGSLRNSVV
- the moeB gene encoding molybdopterin-synthase adenylyltransferase MoeB, translated to MPNIQELLSQTKKQISEIKAPELKSWIDQKRNMHLVDVREKDEQEKGIIPGAKLIPRGFLELKIEDQVPNKSDEIVLYCAGGNRSALAAKSLKDLGYEKVHSLIGGYSGWASQGLPTKVQRSLNKSQLDRYARHLLMPEVGEAGQLKLLDAKVFLVGAGGLGSPCAYYLAAAGIGTLGIIDHDVVDKSNLQRQILHNEERVGELKVESAKQTLKALNSDINVITYNEKLSRDNITEIIQDYDIIVNGCDNFPTRYLVNDACVFLKKPLVDGSIFRFDGQITVFDSANGGPCYRCLYPEPPPPEMAPSCQEAGVFGALPGILGTAQTIEVLKLILGKGEPLIGRLLTFDALKMKFKELKLRRDPACPVCGDHPSIKELIDYEWFCSLAGGDPLK